AAGCGGATAATCTGAAAGACTGATACGGCGTTTACTTTTTAACCTTAGACTTTTAACAACTTTTTAAAAAAAACACGATCAAAACATGGCAACCATCAATTTTGGCGGGGTACTGGAAGAAGTAGTAACCAGAGAAGAATTCCCCATGGAAAAAGCAAGAGAAGTTCTGAAGGACGAAACTATTGCTATCATCGGTTACGGCGTACAAGGTCCCGGCCAGGCGCTGAATCTGAAAGACAACGGATTCAACGTGATCATCGGCCAGCGTAAAAATTCCAAGACCTGGGATAAGGCAGTAGCAGACGGCTGGGTGCCGGGCGAAACCCTGTTCGAGATAGAGGAAGCGGCACAGAAAGGCACGATCATCCAGTACCTGCTCTCCGATGCGGGTCAGATCACCCTGTGGCCTACCCTGAAACCTTACCTCACCAAAGGTAAAGCGCTGTATTTCTCTCACGGTTTTGGCATCACTTATAAAGAACAGACCAATATTATTCCGCCTGCTGATGTGGACGTGATCCTGGTAGCTCCCAAAGGCTCCGGTACTTCCCTCCGCAGACTGTTCCTGGCCGGCCAGGGGCTGAACTCCAGCTTCGCCATCTTCCAGGACGCTACCGGCAAGGCCCGCGACCGTGTGATCGCTCTCGGCATCGGCGTTGGTTCCGGTTACCTGTTTGAAACAGATTTCAAAAAAGAAGTATTCTCCGACCTTACCGGCGAACGCGGTTCCCTGATGGGCGCCATCCAGGGTATCTTTGCTGCACAGTACCAGACACTGCGCAACAATGGCCACTCACCTTCCGAAGCTTTCAACGAAACCGTAGAAGAACTGACCCAGTCCCTGATGCCCCTCGTAGCCGAGAATGGTATGGACTGGATGTATGCCAACTGCTCTACTACGGCCCAGCGCGGTGCACTGGACTGGTGGAAGAAATTCAAGGAAGCTACCCAGCCTGTGTTCGATGAACTGTATGCTTCTGTAGCTGCAGGCAAAGAAGCGGCACGTTCCATCTCTTCCAACAGCCAGGCGGATTACCGCGAGAAGCTGGAAAAAGAACTGGAAGAGCTGCGTAACAGTGAAATGTGGCAGGCAGGCGCTGCAGTACGTCAGCTGCGCCCCGGCAAATAAGCACGCAATCAGTAAAAGATAAAAGAAAGAAAAAATGAAGATCGGTGTTGGATACGGAGGGATAGGTCGAATTAGCAGCAGCACCTGATGTTCGTTTTTTCTTTTTTTATTTTTTAAACCCAGATAATGCCAGAAGTCAATCATACCATTACACCAACCAGTATAAAAGCCGCAGCGGAAAGGCTGCGCTCCGTGATAACCCGCACTCCCCTGACGTATAACGCCAACCTGTCCCGCCGCTATGGCTGCGATGTGTACCTGAAGCGGGAAGACATGCAGGTGGTGCGCTCCTACAAACTCCGTGGCGCCTATAACATGATGAGCACGCTGGACAAAAGCCGTTTGGTCAATGGCGTTACCTGTGCCAGCGCAGGCAACCATGCCCAGGGCTTTGCCTATTCCTGCCGCCTGCTGAATGTGAAAGGCGTTGTGTTCATGCCCATCATCACACCCAAGCAGAAGGTGAACCAGGTGAAAATGTTCGGCGGCGATAATATCGAGATCAGGCTGACGGGTGATACCTTCGATGACTGCTCCGCAGAGGCGCAGGCTTTTACCCGGGAGCATAACATGACCTTTGTGCCGCCGTTTGATGATCCCAAGATCATTGAAGGGCAGGGGACCGTGGGCCTGGAAATACTGGAAGAGCAGCCGGAAGTGGATTACCTGTTCATTCCCGTGGGTGGCGGTGGCCTGGCATCCGGTACCGGCGTGTATTTCCGCACGTACAGTCCCGCTACGAAGATCATCGGTATAGAGCCGGAAGGTGCGCCTTCCATGCTGAAAGCGCTGGAGAACGGCGGCCCGGTTACATTGCCGGAGATCGATCGTTTTGTGGACGGCGCTGCCGTGAAACGGGTGGGCAGTCTCACCTATGAGATATGCAAAGATGTGCTGGATAAAATGAGCCTCGTGCCGGAAGGCCGCATCTGCTCCACCATTCTGCGGTTGTATAATGAAGACGCCATAGTGGTAGAGCCCGCAGGGGCCTTGTCCATCGCGGCGCTGGACGATTTTGCCGCGGAGATCAAAGGGAAGAAAGTAGTGTGCGTGATCAGTGGGAGCAATAACGATATCGACCGGATGCAGGAGATCAAGGAACGTTCCCTGTTATATGAAGGCCTGAAACATTATTTCATTGTACGCTTTGTGCAACGCCCCGGTGCATTGAAAGAATTTGTGAACCATGTGCTGGGTCCGGGTGACGATATTACCCGCTTTGAGTTCATACAGAAGCATAACAAGGAAATGGGCCCCGCGCTGGTGGGGATAGAGCTGAAGAACCGGGAGGATTATGATGTGCTGCTGGCGAACATGCGCAAGTACAATGTACACTACACGGAATTGAATAAAGACGATGATCTTTTTGGTTACCTGGTATAGCAGGCGCCATCAGCCGCTCGTGTCAGGTAGATAAAGTACCTATGAAGTACTGTTAAGGTACTGTTGAAGTACCCATAAGGTACTCCCATAAAAAGGTACTTTATCTATAGTTTGATAGTGGTTTACAAGTATCCTGAAGATACTTTACCATCCTTACAACAGACTGTCTTTTAGTCATTTATCCTGAAATACGAATGAAGAACAGGCCCGGTTACCCATCGGGCTTACTTGTCGCACTTTCCCCCCAGTATGTCGTTTTTGCCCATAAACCGTTCCGCCTGAGCCCTTAACTTTGTATTCATGAAAAACACCCCCGCCCGGGACATCGACACATACATCGCCGGTTTCCCCGCACCGGTACAGGCCATGCTGCAACAGGTTCGAGAAACTATTCAAAAGGCTGCGCCGGCAGCTACGGAAGCGATCAGCTATGCCATGCCTACCTTCAGGCTGAATGGTAACCTGGTACACTTTGCCGGGTACAAAAATCATATCGGGTTCTATCCCGCGCCTACGGGAGCGGAGGCTTTTAAAAAGGAGCTGGCTGTTTACAAGACCGGCAAAGGGTCTGTACAATTCCCGCTGGATCAGCCCATGCCACTAGCGCTGATCACCAAGATCGTAAAGTACAGGGTGAAAGAAAGCCTTGAAAAGGCCAAAGCCAAAAAGAAATAATACCCTTTTCCGCGGCATCGCAGCGCAAGCTGATAGGAAAGGCCTGCCGCATATCCGGTTCCGCCGTCCGTCAAACCCGGGCCGGTTTCTGCTCCCGGCAGGAATCATTGTTTTTTCTTCGCGATCAGACTATCCGGCGGGTAGGCTGATTGCATCTCCTTCCGGATATTTCCGCACCAGTCACTGATCATTTTTCGTTCCGCCACATTGAGCTTTGCGCTCGTATGAACGATCGTGTAGGAGGATAGGGGCATCTCTCCTTCATTTACCATTTCCGCGGTCTCCTCCAGTTTCCGGTATTGGCGGGAGACGGGGTAAGCAAGGAATTCATCGAAGTTCAGATGACGTTTACCGTCTTTGATATGTGCCGCCAGCCACCAGGCTACCGGCTGGATGTTCGCATACCAGGGATAGACGGTATTGTTGCTATGACAATCGTAACAAGCCTTTTGAAGAATGGCCTCCACATCTGCCGGTACAGCATAGGCTTTCGAAATATGCCCGTCCGGCGAAGCACCGGCGACATTCCGCGCAGGACGGAAGAACTGGATGATGGCCAGTGCGGCCAAAAACACCCACAGTATCATTTTCCATGATCTCATGAAGCTGATTTTAGGTAAGATAAAGTTATTGACCGGATAAGGTCCGGCCAATGACCGCCATCATCAACAGGCATATCGGCGATCATTTTTTTCCGCAACACGCCGGCTTAACTTTCGGTAAACAAAAGATCAGCCATATGAAGATCAACAAAACATGGCACCTGAAACATCCCATGCCGCCCAATCCTACAACGGACCAGCGGATCGAATGGCACATTGCCCACCAGCAAAACTGCTCCTGCCGCAAGATCCCCGGCAAGCTGGCGG
This genomic stretch from Chitinophaga sp. XS-30 harbors:
- the ilvC gene encoding ketol-acid reductoisomerase is translated as MATINFGGVLEEVVTREEFPMEKAREVLKDETIAIIGYGVQGPGQALNLKDNGFNVIIGQRKNSKTWDKAVADGWVPGETLFEIEEAAQKGTIIQYLLSDAGQITLWPTLKPYLTKGKALYFSHGFGITYKEQTNIIPPADVDVILVAPKGSGTSLRRLFLAGQGLNSSFAIFQDATGKARDRVIALGIGVGSGYLFETDFKKEVFSDLTGERGSLMGAIQGIFAAQYQTLRNNGHSPSEAFNETVEELTQSLMPLVAENGMDWMYANCSTTAQRGALDWWKKFKEATQPVFDELYASVAAGKEAARSISSNSQADYREKLEKELEELRNSEMWQAGAAVRQLRPGK
- the ilvA gene encoding threonine ammonia-lyase IlvA: MPEVNHTITPTSIKAAAERLRSVITRTPLTYNANLSRRYGCDVYLKREDMQVVRSYKLRGAYNMMSTLDKSRLVNGVTCASAGNHAQGFAYSCRLLNVKGVVFMPIITPKQKVNQVKMFGGDNIEIRLTGDTFDDCSAEAQAFTREHNMTFVPPFDDPKIIEGQGTVGLEILEEQPEVDYLFIPVGGGGLASGTGVYFRTYSPATKIIGIEPEGAPSMLKALENGGPVTLPEIDRFVDGAAVKRVGSLTYEICKDVLDKMSLVPEGRICSTILRLYNEDAIVVEPAGALSIAALDDFAAEIKGKKVVCVISGSNNDIDRMQEIKERSLLYEGLKHYFIVRFVQRPGALKEFVNHVLGPGDDITRFEFIQKHNKEMGPALVGIELKNREDYDVLLANMRKYNVHYTELNKDDDLFGYLV
- a CDS encoding iron chaperone, whose amino-acid sequence is MKNTPARDIDTYIAGFPAPVQAMLQQVRETIQKAAPAATEAISYAMPTFRLNGNLVHFAGYKNHIGFYPAPTGAEAFKKELAVYKTGKGSVQFPLDQPMPLALITKIVKYRVKESLEKAKAKKK
- a CDS encoding heme-binding domain-containing protein, whose translation is MRSWKMILWVFLAALAIIQFFRPARNVAGASPDGHISKAYAVPADVEAILQKACYDCHSNNTVYPWYANIQPVAWWLAAHIKDGKRHLNFDEFLAYPVSRQYRKLEETAEMVNEGEMPLSSYTIVHTSAKLNVAERKMISDWCGNIRKEMQSAYPPDSLIAKKKQ